The following are encoded together in the Xiphophorus hellerii strain 12219 chromosome 3, Xiphophorus_hellerii-4.1, whole genome shotgun sequence genome:
- the hapln2 gene encoding hyaluronan and proteoglycan link protein 2 has protein sequence MTPIKGNFAGILVITLSFFIQSSSSYNPHRAEPSSSKKLQYLLQPPVQVEVAGRRGDNVTLPCILRIKPKHYKIKWTKLDPEHLGQQNIIMISNANAFKPYGPVGRRASLLRAHTMDASLLLSHLELGDDGRYQCELINGIEDENIVVTLRIEGVVFPYQSKRGRYKFNFHEAKLACAEQDGTLASYNQLYRAWTEGLDWCNAGWIHDGTVHYPIVHPRPVCGGNLPAGIRSYGPKNKNHDGFDAFCFTSQIPGSVFYITGSFSYDQAVYACKRQGSELALVGQLYAAWRFQKYDQCNGGWLKDGSVRFPIVSPRKRCGGVPEAGVRTFGFPSKTSHLYGAYCYR, from the exons ATGACACCCATAAAAGGGAATTTTGCTGGGATTCTTGTAATAACATTAAGCTTTTTTATCCAGTCTTCATCTTCATATAACCCCCACAGAGCAG AACCATCATCATCAAAGAAGCTTCAGTATCTCCTCCAGCCTCCTGTGCAGGTAGAGGTGGCTGGCCGAAGGGGAGATAACGTTACGCTGCCATGCATCCTCCgaatcaaaccaaaacattaCAAGATAAAATGGACAAAGCTGGACCCTGAGCATTTAGGGCAACAGAATATAATAATGATATCAAATGCAAATGCTTTTAAGCCATATGGGCCTGTTGGACGGAGGGCTTCTCTGCTGAGGGCTCACACCATGGACGCCTCCCTGCTGCTCAGCCATCTTGAGCTGGGAGATGATGGCAGGTATCAGTGTGAGCTGATAAATGGCATTGAGGATGAGAACATTGTGGTCACTTTGAGGATTGAAG GTGTGGTTTTCCCATATCAAAGTAAGCGTGGGCGCTACAAATTCAACTTCCATGAAGCCAAGCTGGCTTGTGCTGAGCAAGATGGCACGCTAGCATCCTACAACCAGCTTTACAGAG CTTGGACGGAGGGGTTGGACTGGTGCAATGCAGGTTGGATTCATGATGGAACAGTTCATTATCCAATCGTTCATCCTCGACCCGTCTGTGGAGGAAACTTGCCAGCAGGCATTCGCAGTTATGGGCCAAAAAATAAGAACCATGATGGGTTTGATGCTTTCTGCTTCACATCCCAGATACCTG GCTCTGTATTCTACATAACCGGATCTTTCTCCTATGATCAGGCAGTTTACGCCTGCAAACGTCAGGGATCAGAGTTGGCTTTGGTCGGCCAGCTTTATGCCGCCTGGCGTTTCCAGAAATATGACCAGTGCAATGGTGGCTGGCTGAAAGATGGCAGCGTACGCTTTCCCATCGTCAGCCCAAGGAAACGCTGTGGAGGCGTCCCAGAAGCAGGGGTCCGCACATTTGGATTCCCCAGCAAAACAAGTCACCTTTATGGAGCATATTGTTACAGATAA